A single window of Rhodamnia argentea isolate NSW1041297 chromosome 5, ASM2092103v1, whole genome shotgun sequence DNA harbors:
- the LOC125315260 gene encoding serine/threonine-protein kinase PBL34-like codes for MPSFLFQELEDFFPREMTHVIPQTHFATKTMGTYGYAAPEYVATGRLAAKGDVYGFGVVLLENLTGLRVKDQSRPSGQHDLVEWARPSLTKKRELRRLIDPWLEGRYSLKGARFASQLVARCVSHDPILCPQMSEVVEVLKGLQDFQIRQTSSEIVRTRQGSSSGGMASQFKPR; via the exons ATGCCAAGCTTTCTGTTTCAGGAGTTGGAAGATTTTTTCCCAAGGGAGATGACTCACGTCATCCCCCAAACCCACTTTGCCACCAAAACCATGGGAACATATGGCTATGCTGCCCCGGAATATGTGGCAACTG GGCGCCTCGCGGCAAAGGGCGATGTCTATGGTTTTGGTGTGGTTCTTTTGGAAAATCTGACCGGATTGCGAGTCAAAGACCAAAGTCGGCCTTCCGGTCAGCATGACCTTGTTGAATGGGCTCGTCCATCTCTAACAAAGAAACGAGAGTTGCGCCGATTGATAGATCCATGGCTTGAAGGTCGATACTCACTAAAAGGAGCCCGCTTTGCTTCGCAGTTGGTCGCTCGCTGCGTTAGCCACGATCCAATACTTTGTCCCCAGATGAGTGAAGTTGTTGAAGTTTTGAAGGGTCTCCAAGATTTCCAGATAAGGCAAACTTCATCTGAAATTGTTAGAACGAGACAGGGAAGCTCTAGCGGTGGAATGGCTTCTCAATTCAAACCGCGGTGA